The genomic DNA ATTACCTTCTCGTTTCCAATATAAAAATCGGAGATTGAATAATCTCCTTCTGAAACTCTCAAAAAACCTGACCTTAAAGTGAGATCCAAAGAAAAGTTATCACTTATGAATTGCTCAAGACCTCCACCAAATAATAGACCAAAGGTTGTTTCCGCATCTCCTACTGGAGGATTCACAGACCCAAAAATTATTCCTCCGCTAAAATAGAGATTGGTCTTTGGGTGGGACTTCAACACATAATCAAGAAAAGCTCCAAATGAAATTTCCATAGTGTTAGAGCCATCTTCATTCAAAAAATCTAAACCTAAAACTGGTTCAAGAACTATTTTTGAACCAAGACCAATTTTTGTAGAAAAAACATTAGGTGGAGAATCCATAAGCCCATTTTCCATTAAAGAAAGATCCCAACCAAAACCTAATCCAATCTTTCCTGCCATATCCCGAGCATAAAGATTAATGATACATAAAAGAGATAAAACCACAATCCCAAACTTTTTCATAAAGACCTCCTTTCTAAAAGATTTCTAAGAAAAATAATTGTTTTTTTAACTTTGTCAATCTTTCTTATTTTTTATTTTTCCCAGCAGTTTATAAAAATTACCCAAACCTCCGACTCTAAAACACCTAATAGTTTTTCCATAATCTCCTTTAAGTTTAAGACCCCCCTCTTTTTTATACCAAGAACTTCCATAAATAAAGATTAAATGAATACCTTTTTTCATTTTCAAGATTTATAGGAATTTTTGGCTCTATAAAATCTCAATATTTCTATTTGTAAGCTCTAATTACAGTGGCCGTTTTACAATCATCATTTATAAAATTCACAATAACTTTATAACCAGGCCTTAAATCAGAAAGCTTTGCAGGTTGATCATTTAGATAAATTTTTGTGTTTTTAGTAACACAATGCTTCGTGATCACCTGTAAATTATTAAAAGTCGTTGTATAAAGCGCTCCAATTACCCCAGAGTTACTCGGATTCTGGTATATCTCAATCTTATATACTGTGGATCTATTCACTAAATCCAAAGAATTTGCAAAAAGGAAGAAACCAACCATAAAAATAGTTAATAATGCAACGAAAAGCTTCCTTTTCATATTCTCAAGCCTCCTTTCAAATTTTCTTTTAAGAGCCAAAAATTCCTATAAATCTTGGTTTATTTTATCAAAATCATCTGGAGAAGTTCACTTGTGAAATCACCCGCCTTAATCCTATAAAAATAAATCCCTGTGGATAAATCGCTCCCATTAAAAATAAAACTATATCTTCCAGCAGGCTTTTCTTCATTAATCAATGTTTTTACCTCTCGCCCTACAACATCAAACACTTGTAACTGAACAAATCTTGATTCCGGAACAAAATACTCAATCGTTGTTGTTGTCATAAAAGGATTAGGGAAATTCTTACCTAAATAAAAATACTTTGGTAAAGATTCTTCAATTCCCATTGGTGTAGGTTTCCAAAAATTCCCTGTTAAAACAAGCATATACAAAGAGCGAAGAGAAAGATTATAATATTGATCATCATACCCGCATCCATCAAGATAGAGCAATCTTAATGCAAAAGCATCCACCATAGACTGACTGTAGCACATACCTCCAACTCCAAAACCACCCACAAAAGAACTATTATTATATTGTGCTTGAGGATGAAGAGTCCCATCCAAAAGATATCCATCTTTTATATTTGATGCTCCAATTGAATCAGCAAATTTTGATACTTTACAACACCAATTTTTAGCGTTTTCATTACCATTCCAAATGTAATCAAGAGCCATTCTCCAGGGTGTTCTACAGGCATCATAGTGATAATAATCATCTCTTCCGGAAGGAGGATTCCCTCCTGGAATTCCATCATAAGATTGCCAATCAGGAACAAGACCTGTATTAGAATCAGCACTGTTTTCTAATATAATATAAGAATCCTCCGCTATTTTCTCCCAAAAAGAATCATTCATTACTTCCCCAAATATCCTAAAATAAGCTGGGGTGTAATACGAGATGTCTGTTAACCCACAACCTCCCCAATGACCTCCAGGTTTCATTACATAAACATTATTACAATTTACAAAATAATAATTTTTTAAAATCGAAATTATATTTTTTGCTTCTTCAAGGTAATTCTCTCCCCACTGGCAATAAGCAACAATTAAAGCAAAGGCAACATCTATATCACCATCTGTAGCACTTCCCGGGTCACTAATACTCGAACAGGTTACCTTCCATCCCATCAGATTATAAGCCAGCGATGTCCTTTTACTCTTATAAAAAGCGAAAAGACTATCAAATTTACCTTTCTCTCCAAAATATGCCGTAAGAAGCATTCCATATCCCATCCCTTCTGAAATAGTTACGCTTGTATCGTCTCCACAAACCCGAAGCATTCCATTACATCTTTTTAGATATTTACTTTTCCACTTATTATAGGCGTTCTGAACATTGGTCGCTGTAATTTTTGTGGTTTGGTAACCGTAAGGATAATCTACATATTGAGGGAAAGGCTTTGCCTCTCCAAAAAGGGAAATAGAAAAAAGTATAAAAAGTAAAACAAAAATTTTCACACTTCTCATTAAAACCTCCTTTTTACCCTAATTCCTCCTAAATTTAACACTATTTATCTCAATGTCAATATAATAAAAAATTTATTGCAAAAATCAATTTTATGTTCTTTCTGACAACCCCCCAAAATTTTTGTGTCAAAAGTCGGAAATTTAGTATTTGTAAGGGTTTAGATTGTATTTTTTCAAAGAAAAGGTATTGAAAAAAACCTCCTTTCTGTATATTGAGAATAAAAACAGAAAGGAGGAAAAAATTGTCTAATAATATAAATAATCAAATTTCTAAAAATTTCAACTATTTT from candidate division WOR-3 bacterium includes the following:
- a CDS encoding glycosyl hydrolase family 8; amino-acid sequence: MRSVKIFVLLFILFSISLFGEAKPFPQYVDYPYGYQTTKITATNVQNAYNKWKSKYLKRCNGMLRVCGDDTSVTISEGMGYGMLLTAYFGEKGKFDSLFAFYKSKRTSLAYNLMGWKVTCSSISDPGSATDGDIDVAFALIVAYCQWGENYLEEAKNIISILKNYYFVNCNNVYVMKPGGHWGGCGLTDISYYTPAYFRIFGEVMNDSFWEKIAEDSYIILENSADSNTGLVPDWQSYDGIPGGNPPSGRDDYYHYDACRTPWRMALDYIWNGNENAKNWCCKVSKFADSIGASNIKDGYLLDGTLHPQAQYNNSSFVGGFGVGGMCYSQSMVDAFALRLLYLDGCGYDDQYYNLSLRSLYMLVLTGNFWKPTPMGIEESLPKYFYLGKNFPNPFMTTTTIEYFVPESRFVQLQVFDVVGREVKTLINEEKPAGRYSFIFNGSDLSTGIYFYRIKAGDFTSELLQMILIK